In Methanobacterium veterum, a single genomic region encodes these proteins:
- a CDS encoding 4Fe-4S binding protein, translating to MLITVNISLDYGRCEGSGCGACVCICPTNVFTLKEGCVSIKSPEYCKLCGNCLEICPYGAIEIEEIDGTF from the coding sequence ATGTTGATAACGGTTAACATATCACTGGATTATGGGAGATGTGAAGGATCAGGATGTGGGGCATGTGTGTGTATATGTCCTACTAATGTTTTTACCCTTAAAGAGGGTTGTGTGTCAATAAAATCACCAGAATATTGTAAATTATGTGGTAATTGTTTAGAAATTTGTCCTTATGGGGCTATAGAAATAGAAGAAATAGATGGAACTTTTTAA